Proteins from a genomic interval of Bombus affinis isolate iyBomAffi1 chromosome 14, iyBomAffi1.2, whole genome shotgun sequence:
- the LOC126924126 gene encoding Y+L amino acid transporter 2 isoform X3, producing MCNLQATFAYLFNGRMSKSGSIKDDEKGPYDPVPITDKANDEIKLEAKMSLLNGITVIVGSIIGSGIFVSPTGVLKYTGSVNASLLVWTASGIFSTVGAYCYAELGCMIRKSGADYAYIMETFGPFLAFIRLWVECMIVRPCSQAIVALTFSVYVLKPVFPDCAPPDDATRILAACCICILAFINCWDVKWATRVQDIFTYAKLLALFIIIFAGAYQLFTGHTQYFTFDNTNTEVTSIALSFYSGLFAYNGWNYLNFIIEELKDPVKNLPKAIAISCVLVTTVYVFANMAFYTTLSPVEVLGSEAVAVTFANRLFGMFAWMIPVFVALSTFGAVNGILLTSSRLFYAGACEGQMPEILTMIQISRLTPTPAVLCMTMLSMLYLCSSDIFALINYVGFATWLSIGVSVLCLPWLRWTQPKLLRPIKVNLFFPIIYILATLFVTIVPMYASPVETGYGCLMIFSSIPVYFVFVAWKSKPKLFQKGVSAVTKTLQKMMVVVGPKTK from the exons ATGTGTAATTTACAAGCCACGTTCGCTTACTTGTTTAATG GGAGGATGTCGAAGTCGGGAAGCATCAAGGATGACGAGAAGGGGCCGTATGACCCGGTTCCAATCACCGATAAAGCCAACGACGAGATCAAACTAGAGGCGAAGATGTCCCTATTGAATGGAATTACCGTGATCGTTGGCTCCATTATTGGTTCTGGCATATTCGTTAGCCCGACCGGCGTTCTCAAGTATACAGGAAGCGTGAACGCGAGTCTTCTGGTATGGACAGCTTCCGGTATCTTCTCCACG GTAGGTGCGTACTGTTACGCGGAACTAGGTTGCATGATCAGAAAGTCGGGTGCCGATTACGCGTATATCATGGAGACCTTCGGACCCTTTCTGGCGTTCATCAGGCTCTGGGTTGAGTGCATGATAGTCCGGCCTTGCAGCCAGGCCATCGTTGCCTTAACTTTTAGCGTTTACGTGTTGAAACCAGTGTTTCCGGATTGTGCACCGCCGGACGATGCCACGAGGATATTGGCAGCGTGCTGCATCT GCATCTTGGCGTTCATTAACTGCTGGGACGTAAAATGGGCGACCAGGGTGCAAGACATTTTCACATACGCAAAATTACTCGCTCTTTTCATCATCATCTTCGCAGGAGCTTATCAACTCTTCACTG GACACACGCAGTATTTCACGTTCGACAACACAAACACAGAAGTGACGTCGATAGCACTCAGCTTTTATTCGGGATTGTTCGCTTACAACGGCTGGAACTACTTGAATTTCATCATCGAGGAACTGAAGGACCCTGTTAA GAATTTGCCAAAGGCTATTGCTATCTCGTGCGTCCTTGTTACAACAGTCTACGTTTTCGCAAACATGGCATTTTATACAACGCTGAGTCCAGTGGAAGTTCTCGGCAGTGAGGCTGTAGCAGTC aCGTTTGCGAATCGTTTGTTCGGTATGTTCGCTTGGATGATACCAGTATTCGTCGCCCTTTCCACATTCGGCGCTGTAAATGGAATTCTTCTGACATCCTCCAGGCTCTTCTACGCTGGCGCTTGTGAGGGTCAAATGCCTGAAATATTAACGATGATCCAAATTTCGAGGCTCACCCCTACGCCAGCTGTCCTTTGCATG ACCATGTTGTCCATGTTGTATCTCTGCTCTTCCGACATCTTCGCCCTCATCAATTACGTTGGTTTTGCTACTTGG TTGAGCATAGGAGTTTCTGTCCTCTGTCTACCATGGCTCAGATGGACACAACCAAAGCTGCTTAGGCCCATCAAAGTGAACCTCTTCTTCCCCATAATCTATATTCTTGCCACCCTCTTTGTAACTATTGTGCCCATGTATGCCAGCCCTGTGGAAACAG GATATGGTTGCCTGATGATCTTCTCATCCATACCCGTATATTTTGTGTTTGTCGCGTGGAAAAGCAAGCCCAAGTTGTTCCAGAAAGGAGTCA GCGCCGTTACCAAAACATTGCAGAAGATGATGGTAGTCGTCGGACCAAAGACTAAG TAA
- the LOC126924126 gene encoding Y+L amino acid transporter 2 isoform X2, producing the protein MCNLQATFAYLFNGRMSKSGSIKDDEKGPYDPVPITDKANDEIKLEAKMSLLNGITVIVGSIIGSGIFVSPTGVLKYTGSVNASLLVWTASGIFSTVGAYCYAELGCMIRKSGADYAYIMETFGPFLAFIRLWVECMIVRPCSQAIVALTFSVYVLKPVFPDCAPPDDATRILAACCICILAFINCWDVKWATRVQDIFTYAKLLALFIIIFAGAYQLFTGHTQYFTFDNTNTEVTSIALSFYSGLFAYNGWNYLNFIIEELKDPVKNLPKAIAISCVLVTTVYVFANMAFYTTLSPVEVLGSEAVAVTFANRLFGMFAWMIPVFVALSTFGAVNGILLTSSRLFYAGACEGQMPEILTMIQISRLTPTPAVLCMTMLSMLYLCSSDIFALINYVGFATWLSIGVSVLCLPWLRWTQPKLLRPIKVNLFFPIIYILATLFVTIVPMYASPVETGYGCLMIFSSIPVYFVFVAWKSKPKLFQKGVISVTKFLQKIMLVVGKSKPAQV; encoded by the exons ATGTGTAATTTACAAGCCACGTTCGCTTACTTGTTTAATG GGAGGATGTCGAAGTCGGGAAGCATCAAGGATGACGAGAAGGGGCCGTATGACCCGGTTCCAATCACCGATAAAGCCAACGACGAGATCAAACTAGAGGCGAAGATGTCCCTATTGAATGGAATTACCGTGATCGTTGGCTCCATTATTGGTTCTGGCATATTCGTTAGCCCGACCGGCGTTCTCAAGTATACAGGAAGCGTGAACGCGAGTCTTCTGGTATGGACAGCTTCCGGTATCTTCTCCACG GTAGGTGCGTACTGTTACGCGGAACTAGGTTGCATGATCAGAAAGTCGGGTGCCGATTACGCGTATATCATGGAGACCTTCGGACCCTTTCTGGCGTTCATCAGGCTCTGGGTTGAGTGCATGATAGTCCGGCCTTGCAGCCAGGCCATCGTTGCCTTAACTTTTAGCGTTTACGTGTTGAAACCAGTGTTTCCGGATTGTGCACCGCCGGACGATGCCACGAGGATATTGGCAGCGTGCTGCATCT GCATCTTGGCGTTCATTAACTGCTGGGACGTAAAATGGGCGACCAGGGTGCAAGACATTTTCACATACGCAAAATTACTCGCTCTTTTCATCATCATCTTCGCAGGAGCTTATCAACTCTTCACTG GACACACGCAGTATTTCACGTTCGACAACACAAACACAGAAGTGACGTCGATAGCACTCAGCTTTTATTCGGGATTGTTCGCTTACAACGGCTGGAACTACTTGAATTTCATCATCGAGGAACTGAAGGACCCTGTTAA GAATTTGCCAAAGGCTATTGCTATCTCGTGCGTCCTTGTTACAACAGTCTACGTTTTCGCAAACATGGCATTTTATACAACGCTGAGTCCAGTGGAAGTTCTCGGCAGTGAGGCTGTAGCAGTC aCGTTTGCGAATCGTTTGTTCGGTATGTTCGCTTGGATGATACCAGTATTCGTCGCCCTTTCCACATTCGGCGCTGTAAATGGAATTCTTCTGACATCCTCCAGGCTCTTCTACGCTGGCGCTTGTGAGGGTCAAATGCCTGAAATATTAACGATGATCCAAATTTCGAGGCTCACCCCTACGCCAGCTGTCCTTTGCATG ACCATGTTGTCCATGTTGTATCTCTGCTCTTCCGACATCTTCGCCCTCATCAATTACGTTGGTTTTGCTACTTGG TTGAGCATAGGAGTTTCTGTCCTCTGTCTACCATGGCTCAGATGGACACAACCAAAGCTGCTTAGGCCCATCAAAGTGAACCTCTTCTTCCCCATAATCTATATTCTTGCCACCCTCTTTGTAACTATTGTGCCCATGTATGCCAGCCCTGTGGAAACAG GATATGGTTGCCTGATGATCTTCTCATCCATACCCGTATATTTTGTGTTTGTCGCGTGGAAAAGCAAGCCCAAGTTGTTCCAGAAAGGAGTCA TAAGCGTCACGAAGTTCCTGCAGAAGATAATGCTGGTCGTCGGAAAGTCGAAACCTGCTCAGGTTTAA
- the LOC126924126 gene encoding Y+L amino acid transporter 2 isoform X1 has product MRHTYGTFGRMSKSGSIKDDEKGPYDPVPITDKANDEIKLEAKMSLLNGITVIVGSIIGSGIFVSPTGVLKYTGSVNASLLVWTASGIFSTVGAYCYAELGCMIRKSGADYAYIMETFGPFLAFIRLWVECMIVRPCSQAIVALTFSVYVLKPVFPDCAPPDDATRILAACCICILAFINCWDVKWATRVQDIFTYAKLLALFIIIFAGAYQLFTGHTQYFTFDNTNTEVTSIALSFYSGLFAYNGWNYLNFIIEELKDPVKNLPKAIAISCVLVTTVYVFANMAFYTTLSPVEVLGSEAVAVTFANRLFGMFAWMIPVFVALSTFGAVNGILLTSSRLFYAGACEGQMPEILTMIQISRLTPTPAVLCMTMLSMLYLCSSDIFALINYVGFATWLSIGVSVLCLPWLRWTQPKLLRPIKVNLFFPIIYILATLFVTIVPMYASPVETGYGCLMIFSSIPVYFVFVAWKSKPKLFQKGVSAVTKTLQKMMVVVGPKTKVQRRKDTL; this is encoded by the exons ATGCGACACACGTATGGAACCTTTG GGAGGATGTCGAAGTCGGGAAGCATCAAGGATGACGAGAAGGGGCCGTATGACCCGGTTCCAATCACCGATAAAGCCAACGACGAGATCAAACTAGAGGCGAAGATGTCCCTATTGAATGGAATTACCGTGATCGTTGGCTCCATTATTGGTTCTGGCATATTCGTTAGCCCGACCGGCGTTCTCAAGTATACAGGAAGCGTGAACGCGAGTCTTCTGGTATGGACAGCTTCCGGTATCTTCTCCACG GTAGGTGCGTACTGTTACGCGGAACTAGGTTGCATGATCAGAAAGTCGGGTGCCGATTACGCGTATATCATGGAGACCTTCGGACCCTTTCTGGCGTTCATCAGGCTCTGGGTTGAGTGCATGATAGTCCGGCCTTGCAGCCAGGCCATCGTTGCCTTAACTTTTAGCGTTTACGTGTTGAAACCAGTGTTTCCGGATTGTGCACCGCCGGACGATGCCACGAGGATATTGGCAGCGTGCTGCATCT GCATCTTGGCGTTCATTAACTGCTGGGACGTAAAATGGGCGACCAGGGTGCAAGACATTTTCACATACGCAAAATTACTCGCTCTTTTCATCATCATCTTCGCAGGAGCTTATCAACTCTTCACTG GACACACGCAGTATTTCACGTTCGACAACACAAACACAGAAGTGACGTCGATAGCACTCAGCTTTTATTCGGGATTGTTCGCTTACAACGGCTGGAACTACTTGAATTTCATCATCGAGGAACTGAAGGACCCTGTTAA GAATTTGCCAAAGGCTATTGCTATCTCGTGCGTCCTTGTTACAACAGTCTACGTTTTCGCAAACATGGCATTTTATACAACGCTGAGTCCAGTGGAAGTTCTCGGCAGTGAGGCTGTAGCAGTC aCGTTTGCGAATCGTTTGTTCGGTATGTTCGCTTGGATGATACCAGTATTCGTCGCCCTTTCCACATTCGGCGCTGTAAATGGAATTCTTCTGACATCCTCCAGGCTCTTCTACGCTGGCGCTTGTGAGGGTCAAATGCCTGAAATATTAACGATGATCCAAATTTCGAGGCTCACCCCTACGCCAGCTGTCCTTTGCATG ACCATGTTGTCCATGTTGTATCTCTGCTCTTCCGACATCTTCGCCCTCATCAATTACGTTGGTTTTGCTACTTGG TTGAGCATAGGAGTTTCTGTCCTCTGTCTACCATGGCTCAGATGGACACAACCAAAGCTGCTTAGGCCCATCAAAGTGAACCTCTTCTTCCCCATAATCTATATTCTTGCCACCCTCTTTGTAACTATTGTGCCCATGTATGCCAGCCCTGTGGAAACAG GATATGGTTGCCTGATGATCTTCTCATCCATACCCGTATATTTTGTGTTTGTCGCGTGGAAAAGCAAGCCCAAGTTGTTCCAGAAAGGAGTCA GCGCCGTTACCAAAACATTGCAGAAGATGATGGTAGTCGTCGGACCAAAGACTAAGGTTCAAAGAAGAAAAGATACACTCTGA
- the LOC126924126 gene encoding large neutral amino acids transporter small subunit 1 isoform X4 yields MSKSGSIKDDEKGPYDPVPITDKANDEIKLEAKMSLLNGITVIVGSIIGSGIFVSPTGVLKYTGSVNASLLVWTASGIFSTVGAYCYAELGCMIRKSGADYAYIMETFGPFLAFIRLWVECMIVRPCSQAIVALTFSVYVLKPVFPDCAPPDDATRILAACCICILAFINCWDVKWATRVQDIFTYAKLLALFIIIFAGAYQLFTGHTQYFTFDNTNTEVTSIALSFYSGLFAYNGWNYLNFIIEELKDPVKNLPKAIAISCVLVTTVYVFANMAFYTTLSPVEVLGSEAVAVTFANRLFGMFAWMIPVFVALSTFGAVNGILLTSSRLFYAGACEGQMPEILTMIQISRLTPTPAVLCMTMLSMLYLCSSDIFALINYVGFATWLSIGVSVLCLPWLRWTQPKLLRPIKVNLFFPIIYILATLFVTIVPMYASPVETGYGCLMIFSSIPVYFVFVAWKSKPKLFQKGVISVTKFLQKIMLVVGKSKPAQV; encoded by the exons ATGTCGAAGTCGGGAAGCATCAAGGATGACGAGAAGGGGCCGTATGACCCGGTTCCAATCACCGATAAAGCCAACGACGAGATCAAACTAGAGGCGAAGATGTCCCTATTGAATGGAATTACCGTGATCGTTGGCTCCATTATTGGTTCTGGCATATTCGTTAGCCCGACCGGCGTTCTCAAGTATACAGGAAGCGTGAACGCGAGTCTTCTGGTATGGACAGCTTCCGGTATCTTCTCCACG GTAGGTGCGTACTGTTACGCGGAACTAGGTTGCATGATCAGAAAGTCGGGTGCCGATTACGCGTATATCATGGAGACCTTCGGACCCTTTCTGGCGTTCATCAGGCTCTGGGTTGAGTGCATGATAGTCCGGCCTTGCAGCCAGGCCATCGTTGCCTTAACTTTTAGCGTTTACGTGTTGAAACCAGTGTTTCCGGATTGTGCACCGCCGGACGATGCCACGAGGATATTGGCAGCGTGCTGCATCT GCATCTTGGCGTTCATTAACTGCTGGGACGTAAAATGGGCGACCAGGGTGCAAGACATTTTCACATACGCAAAATTACTCGCTCTTTTCATCATCATCTTCGCAGGAGCTTATCAACTCTTCACTG GACACACGCAGTATTTCACGTTCGACAACACAAACACAGAAGTGACGTCGATAGCACTCAGCTTTTATTCGGGATTGTTCGCTTACAACGGCTGGAACTACTTGAATTTCATCATCGAGGAACTGAAGGACCCTGTTAA GAATTTGCCAAAGGCTATTGCTATCTCGTGCGTCCTTGTTACAACAGTCTACGTTTTCGCAAACATGGCATTTTATACAACGCTGAGTCCAGTGGAAGTTCTCGGCAGTGAGGCTGTAGCAGTC aCGTTTGCGAATCGTTTGTTCGGTATGTTCGCTTGGATGATACCAGTATTCGTCGCCCTTTCCACATTCGGCGCTGTAAATGGAATTCTTCTGACATCCTCCAGGCTCTTCTACGCTGGCGCTTGTGAGGGTCAAATGCCTGAAATATTAACGATGATCCAAATTTCGAGGCTCACCCCTACGCCAGCTGTCCTTTGCATG ACCATGTTGTCCATGTTGTATCTCTGCTCTTCCGACATCTTCGCCCTCATCAATTACGTTGGTTTTGCTACTTGG TTGAGCATAGGAGTTTCTGTCCTCTGTCTACCATGGCTCAGATGGACACAACCAAAGCTGCTTAGGCCCATCAAAGTGAACCTCTTCTTCCCCATAATCTATATTCTTGCCACCCTCTTTGTAACTATTGTGCCCATGTATGCCAGCCCTGTGGAAACAG GATATGGTTGCCTGATGATCTTCTCATCCATACCCGTATATTTTGTGTTTGTCGCGTGGAAAAGCAAGCCCAAGTTGTTCCAGAAAGGAGTCA TAAGCGTCACGAAGTTCCTGCAGAAGATAATGCTGGTCGTCGGAAAGTCGAAACCTGCTCAGGTTTAA